Genomic DNA from bacterium:
AAACCTAATCCCGAGCCTGTGTCTTTAGACTTAGTTGAAAAATATGGATCGAAAATTTTTGTAAGATGCTTTTCATCAATGCCGGTCCCATCATCCATTACAGAAAATTTAACATAGCTGCCAATTTTTAAAAGAGGAAGGAAGGCAATATTGTTCTCATCAATGGAAATGTTCTTTGCGGTGATTTTAATGTGACCTTTCTCATTGGTAGCTTCCTTTGCATTTACGCAAAGATTGAGAAGCACCTGATAAATTTCCGTTCCGTTTCCAATTATATCAAAAAGATGTTCATCGATATCCTCTGTAAGCGTGATGGTTCTTGGGAATGTTTGAGTTACGATTTTAGTTATTTCATTCAACAACTGGTGAGGTTTAACGAGCTCTTTTCTTTTCGGCGTTGGTTTTCCAAACGAAAGCAAACCTTTGGTCAGGTCACGGGCTCTGACTGAGCAGTTTTCAATATTGTCAATCAGCTTTTGAACATTTTCGGATTGATCTACACGCTTCCTGAGTAAATTGACACTCCCAAAAATGCTTGAAAGAAGATTGCCAAAATCATGCGCCATTCCGCTTGAAAGCTTTCCGATCGTTTCCAGCTTCTGTGCCTGCAACAACCTGTTTTCAAGTGCTGTATTTAAGTTCCTCGTACTAATATTGCTTATAACGAATGTTAGTAGAATTGCGAATTGTTCGAGCAGTTTTATCTCATCATTAGTAAAAGTGTTTTTTCTTTTGCCAACAATTAATGATGCAATTAATTTCTTTTCAAAAACACAGGGTGAAATTATCAGGTTATCACAGCCAATTGAAGCAGCTAAATTACTACCAAGATTATTTTTCTGATTAGTCGCTATCAGCGAGGATTTGTTATGCAGCAACCATTTTGAAATGAATTTATAGTCCGAGTTAATAACCTTCTCAACATCGTGTTTCCTATGTATTATATTTTTAGGATCGAGATACTTAAACTCTCTTCCTGAGCTTTCATTTAAGAATGTGATTATCCCGAGATCAGCCTTTATGAGCGAAACGGATTTAGATAAGATTTCCCCCGATAGAATATCAATTGAATTCTCTTTTACAAGTAATGTTAATATATCCTGAAGAGCGCTGCGAAAATCTATATCGCTTGCCTTTAGATCAGGAAAAGAAATCTTCTCTTCTAATTCTGTTGAGGGTTCTGTAAGCTCTATTTTATAGTTATCAGGAGTATCTTTTTTTGATTTATTTAGAAGAGGTGTGATATGCAGGACTTTATTTAATTGAGGTATATGTCTGTAAACGGATTTTGTGTAAGAAGGGTCGATTGATTTTTCTATCCCAAAGGAACTTAATAGGCTAACGAGATCTTTACCTTTTAATCTTATCCCAGTAAAATTTTCTTTAAAGTTTTTGTTGAACCAAATTATTCTC
This window encodes:
- a CDS encoding response regulator — protein: MPSSIIAKYSPELIFGENVPVAITDSKLRIIWFNKNFKENFTGIRLKGKDLVSLLSSFGIEKSIDPSYTKSVYRHIPQLNKVLHITPLLNKSKKDTPDNYKIELTEPSTELEEKISFPDLKASDIDFRSALQDILTLLVKENSIDILSGEILSKSVSLIKADLGIITFLNESSGREFKYLDPKNIIHRKHDVEKVINSDYKFISKWLLHNKSSLIATNQKNNLGSNLAASIGCDNLIISPCVFEKKLIASLIVGKRKNTFTNDEIKLLEQFAILLTFVISNISTRNLNTALENRLLQAQKLETIGKLSSGMAHDFGNLLSSIFGSVNLLRKRVDQSENVQKLIDNIENCSVRARDLTKGLLSFGKPTPKRKELVKPHQLLNEITKIVTQTFPRTITLTEDIDEHLFDIIGNGTEIYQVLLNLCVNAKEATNEKGHIKITAKNISIDENNIAFLPLLKIGSYVKFSVMDDGTGIDEKHLTKIFDPYFSTKSKDTGSGLGLYVSYGIIKAHNGIIDVTSRPGAGTTFDVYIPAFEPPKEKQSESDSGEKIILLADDEPMLGDLLAELLETNGYSVIKVSSGKEVLTVLLEEIKVDLAIIDYNMPGMTGIETIAEIRKLNIDIPIILSSGSMWASNESELSVYKINGQLNKPYEFESMLATIRKFI